In one Sphingobacterium daejeonense genomic region, the following are encoded:
- a CDS encoding L-serine ammonia-lyase, translating into MAKEQISIFDMFKIGIGPSSSHTLGPWRAAQRFVETLEKRDLLNHIKEVKILLYGSLAKTGVGHGTDIAVLLGLSGDDPVTFDVSDVVPKVERIKANKKMSIGGKKDIDFSYQDDLLFLYDQSLPFHPNAVTFQAFLDNETAVSETYYSIGGGFVVQENDTESVLSEIDLPFPIDTAQELMVSCMRTGLKISELVLENECSWRPEQETKEGVQKIFQTIKECIYKGCHTEGVLPGGLHVERRASKLNKRMLKGRSYSDFDSWVEAIRAGGKDFGYILDCVSCFALAVNEENASFGRVVTAPTNGAAGVIPAVLQYYIVFHDCYKEDKIIQFIATASEIGSIFKKGATISAAMGGCQAEIGVSSAMAAGALTECLGGSQRQVLMAAEIAMEHHLGLTCDPIGGLVQIPCIERNTMGAIKAITAAQLALQSNPDKAKVSLDAVVSTMWDTAQDMNIKYKETADGGLAIKVPLSLPEC; encoded by the coding sequence ATGGCAAAAGAGCAGATTTCAATATTCGATATGTTTAAAATAGGAATTGGACCCTCCAGTTCCCATACTTTAGGTCCTTGGCGTGCGGCACAGCGATTTGTGGAAACTTTGGAAAAGAGAGACTTACTAAATCATATCAAGGAAGTGAAAATACTGCTGTACGGCTCCTTAGCAAAAACTGGAGTTGGCCATGGTACGGACATCGCCGTGTTATTAGGGCTTAGTGGAGACGATCCTGTAACATTCGATGTCAGTGATGTCGTACCTAAGGTCGAGCGAATTAAAGCCAATAAGAAAATGAGTATTGGGGGGAAGAAAGATATTGACTTCTCCTATCAGGATGATTTACTTTTCCTTTACGACCAAAGCCTTCCTTTTCACCCGAACGCTGTAACTTTTCAGGCATTCCTGGACAATGAAACAGCGGTTTCAGAAACATATTATTCCATTGGTGGTGGATTTGTGGTTCAAGAGAATGACACTGAAAGTGTCCTTTCTGAAATTGACCTTCCTTTCCCAATTGATACAGCACAGGAATTAATGGTTTCCTGCATGCGGACAGGATTAAAAATATCTGAACTCGTATTGGAAAATGAATGCTCTTGGAGGCCAGAACAAGAAACAAAAGAGGGTGTTCAAAAAATATTTCAAACCATAAAAGAATGTATTTACAAAGGATGTCATACTGAAGGTGTGCTACCCGGTGGGCTTCATGTTGAACGCAGGGCATCAAAACTTAACAAAAGAATGTTGAAAGGCAGATCCTACAGTGATTTTGATTCCTGGGTTGAGGCCATTCGTGCTGGGGGTAAGGATTTTGGATACATTTTGGATTGTGTAAGTTGTTTTGCACTTGCCGTTAATGAGGAAAATGCATCTTTTGGTAGGGTTGTTACTGCTCCGACCAATGGTGCTGCAGGAGTAATTCCTGCTGTTCTTCAATATTATATTGTTTTTCACGATTGCTATAAGGAGGATAAAATCATCCAATTTATTGCTACAGCATCTGAAATAGGGTCGATTTTCAAGAAAGGGGCGACGATATCTGCTGCCATGGGAGGGTGCCAAGCAGAGATCGGTGTATCTTCAGCAATGGCTGCCGGTGCTTTGACCGAGTGCCTCGGAGGATCGCAAAGACAAGTATTGATGGCTGCAGAGATCGCTATGGAGCATCATTTGGGATTGACTTGCGACCCAATCGGTGGTTTGGTGCAGATACCATGCATCGAAAGAAATACCATGGGAGCAATTAAAGCAATTACTGCTGCGCAACTCGCACTTCAGTCAAATCCAGACAAAGCAAAAGTTAGTTTAGACGCCGTAGTAAGCACAATGTGGGATACTGCACAGGATATGAATATCAAGTATAAAGAGACCGCAGACGGTGGATTAGCAATAAAAGTACCACTTAGCTTGCCAGAATGTTAG
- the lipB gene encoding lipoyl(octanoyl) transferase LipB, whose translation MQNKEVEFIDWGLLDYQEAWDKQEEIFAKTLAIKHDNRVNNEQNPTPNYLIFTEHPHVYTLGKSGHLEYLLLDEEGLKEKEATFYKINRGGDITYHGPGQIVGYPILDLDNFFTDIHLYLRTLEEAIILTLAEYGIEAGRYPGYTGVWLDPDNDKARKICAMGVRASRWVTMHGFAFNVNADLNYFGNIVPCGIDDKDVTSIERELGYKVDIEEVKQKLKRHLADLFKMNLH comes from the coding sequence ATGCAAAACAAAGAAGTAGAATTTATTGACTGGGGATTGTTGGATTATCAGGAAGCGTGGGACAAGCAAGAAGAAATTTTTGCAAAAACCCTCGCTATCAAACATGACAATCGAGTAAATAATGAACAGAATCCAACTCCAAACTATTTAATTTTTACGGAGCATCCGCATGTTTACACTTTAGGTAAAAGTGGACACCTCGAGTATCTCTTATTGGATGAGGAAGGTTTGAAAGAGAAAGAAGCCACATTCTATAAGATTAATAGAGGGGGTGATATTACATACCATGGTCCTGGACAGATAGTAGGATATCCAATTTTAGATTTGGACAATTTCTTTACTGACATCCATTTATACCTTCGCACTTTGGAGGAAGCAATCATCTTGACCTTAGCAGAATATGGGATTGAGGCAGGCAGATATCCTGGTTATACTGGTGTTTGGCTGGATCCGGACAACGATAAGGCCAGAAAGATATGTGCCATGGGTGTTAGGGCATCAAGATGGGTTACTATGCACGGATTTGCTTTTAACGTAAATGCAGATTTGAATTATTTTGGGAATATTGTTCCCTGTGGTATAGACGACAAGGATGTCACTTCTATAGAGCGGGAATTAGGTTATAAAGTTGATATTGAAGAAGTAAAACAAAAACTAAAGAGGCATTTGGCAGATCTTTTTAAAATGAATCTGCATTAG
- a CDS encoding RidA family protein, with product MAQKEILNTDTAPAAIGPYNQAVKADKTLYVSGQIPLIPESMELITTGVADETHQVLKNVGAILKNAGYDFSDVVKTSIFLSSMDYFATVNEVYAEYFKDNQPARECVAVKTLPKEVNVEISVIAWKS from the coding sequence ATGGCACAAAAAGAAATCTTAAACACTGACACAGCACCAGCGGCGATTGGCCCTTACAATCAAGCAGTTAAAGCTGACAAAACCTTATATGTATCTGGCCAAATCCCTTTGATTCCTGAATCGATGGAATTAATAACAACAGGTGTCGCAGACGAAACACATCAAGTATTAAAAAATGTTGGGGCAATCTTAAAAAATGCAGGCTATGATTTTTCAGATGTTGTAAAGACTTCAATTTTCTTGAGCAGCATGGATTACTTCGCAACTGTAAACGAAGTATATGCAGAATACTTTAAAGACAATCAACCAGCGAGAGAATGCGTAGCAGTTAAGACTCTTCCCAAAGAGGTTAATGTTGAAATCTCTGTAATTGCTTGGAAATCATAA
- a CDS encoding S1 family peptidase: MRSTLLLIFPFLIVSCSYGQEYIDEEALFMKLVNQVRSPDFKLEELTKVYETVHLDKKNKIVDVKTISPRKKKLSKKEVFKTNKANVYRFVKIFLNENTGARTIDNAATAFPISEDGYFCVNHHMVDIWNAGSGDPEAVDRSVYYFLADFEGNILPIDSVCSYNEQADVAIIKANTKGKKIEAFPLGNELETGDDVFIIAHPKSYLYYFSAGIVNRMTQNKDNIFSRKMEISADFAAGSSGGPIFDEFGNIAGIVSLTQSLYYHQQKQQSLQMVVRQTAPVSVIKALIKK, from the coding sequence ATGAGAAGTACCCTTTTACTTATATTTCCATTTCTTATTGTTTCGTGCTCCTATGGTCAAGAGTATATTGATGAGGAGGCTTTATTTATGAAACTAGTCAATCAAGTTAGATCTCCCGATTTTAAATTGGAAGAACTGACCAAAGTCTACGAAACTGTTCATTTAGACAAAAAGAATAAAATCGTTGATGTAAAGACCATCTCTCCACGCAAGAAAAAGCTCAGCAAAAAAGAAGTCTTTAAAACCAACAAAGCCAATGTTTATCGTTTTGTGAAGATTTTCCTGAATGAAAATACTGGAGCTAGGACCATTGACAATGCTGCTACTGCGTTTCCTATTTCTGAAGATGGCTATTTCTGTGTAAATCATCATATGGTTGATATATGGAACGCTGGTTCTGGAGATCCAGAGGCAGTGGACCGCAGCGTATATTATTTTTTGGCTGATTTCGAAGGCAACATTTTACCGATTGATTCCGTATGTAGCTATAATGAGCAAGCCGATGTTGCTATCATAAAAGCCAATACAAAAGGCAAGAAAATCGAAGCTTTTCCTTTGGGCAATGAATTAGAAACTGGGGATGATGTTTTTATCATAGCTCATCCGAAGTCCTATTTATATTATTTCAGTGCTGGCATCGTGAACCGGATGACCCAAAACAAAGACAATATCTTTTCTCGTAAAATGGAGATATCGGCAGATTTCGCAGCTGGTTCTAGTGGAGGTCCAATTTTCGATGAGTTTGGCAACATTGCTGGCATAGTATCACTAACGCAATCCCTTTATTACCACCAACAAAAACAGCAGAGTTTACAAATGGTCGTGAGACAGACTGCACCAGTTTCTGTGATAAAAGCTTTAATTAAAAAATAG
- a CDS encoding RNA polymerase sigma factor, with the protein MHNYFILTDEELFDLIKQDQQLAFNELYNRYKKPMVGLALKLDDDDAVEDIVHDLFIKLWTNRENIQINQQFKSYIYRALRNKILDYFAHQLHERKYLDSLRHFGETFVDSADFHIREKQFLVELDRLMDKYPPQDKIILKMRMDGYTNTEIADHLGLSEKTI; encoded by the coding sequence ATGCATAACTATTTCATATTGACTGATGAGGAGCTGTTTGATTTAATCAAGCAGGATCAACAGTTGGCATTCAATGAACTCTATAATAGGTATAAAAAGCCTATGGTTGGTCTTGCATTAAAATTGGATGATGATGATGCTGTTGAAGATATTGTACATGATTTGTTTATAAAATTATGGACCAATAGAGAAAACATTCAAATCAATCAACAATTTAAATCCTATATATACCGCGCCCTGCGGAATAAAATCCTAGATTACTTCGCACATCAATTGCATGAACGGAAATACCTAGATTCATTAAGACATTTCGGAGAAACTTTTGTAGATAGTGCTGACTTTCATATTAGGGAAAAACAGTTCCTAGTAGAACTAGATAGGCTCATGGATAAATATCCGCCGCAAGATAAAATTATACTTAAAATGCGTATGGATGGATATACAAATACAGAAATTGCTGACCATTTGGGATTGTCAGAAAAGACTATCTGA
- a CDS encoding peroxiredoxin family protein, whose product MNIDQNILDRYFLGTCSAEEKQLVETWFAQLGDDDSIDTERIEKIVARIDHRIQPVTGNQEEPLAIDDYSEEPKKIKRFPILSMVASAAAILLVFGILFFQQFRNQEPQLADIAAPTGENSIIVFEDNTELELDKLKVESTWNNTVAKNRLEFIKKHPENTMSLVYLENLANTNNPEYDIKGMFANLSEEIKTSKRAERLLNTLRAIALVVGADAYDFEQNDVNGKPVKLSDFKGKYVLIDFWASWCKPCRQENPNVVKAYQAYKDKNFEILGVSLDSDKKNWLKAIKDDGLTWTNVSDLKGWKNEVGELYAIKAVPTNYLISPEGKIIAKDLRGADLEKFLAEKL is encoded by the coding sequence ATGAATATTGATCAAAACATTTTGGACCGTTATTTTCTGGGCACTTGCAGTGCCGAGGAAAAGCAATTAGTTGAGACTTGGTTTGCTCAACTAGGCGATGATGATTCTATCGATACGGAAAGGATTGAAAAAATAGTCGCTCGAATAGACCATCGGATCCAACCTGTAACAGGAAATCAAGAGGAACCATTAGCTATAGATGATTATTCAGAAGAACCTAAAAAGATTAAGAGGTTCCCTATTTTGTCTATGGTAGCTTCTGCTGCTGCTATTTTATTAGTTTTTGGAATCTTATTCTTTCAGCAATTCAGAAATCAAGAACCTCAATTGGCGGATATAGCAGCTCCAACTGGTGAAAATTCAATAATTGTCTTTGAAGATAATACAGAATTGGAACTTGATAAACTAAAGGTAGAATCAACATGGAACAATACCGTTGCTAAAAACAGATTGGAATTCATTAAGAAACACCCTGAAAACACAATGAGCTTAGTATATCTGGAAAATCTAGCGAATACGAACAATCCAGAATACGATATCAAGGGTATGTTTGCTAATCTGTCAGAGGAAATCAAAACGTCTAAAAGAGCTGAACGCCTCCTGAATACTTTGAGAGCAATAGCACTTGTAGTAGGTGCTGACGCTTATGACTTTGAACAAAATGATGTTAATGGCAAACCTGTTAAACTTTCTGATTTCAAAGGTAAATATGTGCTTATTGATTTTTGGGCATCATGGTGTAAGCCTTGTCGTCAAGAGAATCCAAATGTCGTAAAAGCTTATCAAGCATATAAAGACAAAAACTTTGAAATATTGGGAGTGTCTTTGGATAGCGATAAGAAAAACTGGTTAAAAGCAATCAAAGACGATGGGTTGACTTGGACAAATGTATCTGACCTAAAAGGTTGGAAAAACGAAGTTGGCGAATTATATGCTATTAAAGCTGTTCCGACAAATTACTTGATTTCTCCTGAGGGAAAAATTATAGCTAAAGATCTTCGCGGTGCTGATTTGGAAAAATTCCTAGCCGAGAAATTATAA
- a CDS encoding glycoside hydrolase family 3 protein — translation MIKKLFCIGLLSIMLISAGFAQNKPNFINFINQKHTWVDSVFNTLTPKQRIAQLFLVRAHTNLGQKYIDSVKQVIEKEQLGGLVVFQGGPVRHANMFNQYQKVSKVPLLITFDGEWGLGMRMPDSTISYPYQMTLGAIQNNNMLYEMGRQVARDFQRIGMHFNFAPVVDINNNSKNPVINFRSFGDDKYKVTAKAKAYMDGMVQGGILASLKHFPGHGDTDVDSHHDLPQLKFDKTRLDSLELYPFRELIKDGAPSVMVAHMNIPALDATPNIPSSISKKVVTDLLRKELGFQGLTVTDAMDMNGVKKYFPRGEADVMAIEAGHDLLEVSENSGRAIDLIEKAIKSGRISQASVDARVKKVLAAKLWLGLNQPKVVNKNNLYQDLNTPSAQSLVQRIADAAVTLLKSERGLKRFDPKRSTSIVSVGIDKAQDFEKGLALQLSDFEQFFIKGNETEEQLKELMKESKDNRQIILVIHDNRSRPRSELELNDATKEFIDKIAGRRTISIMLTNPYALNSVDVMRSSSVLLGYQNDFFMQKAVLKALLKQIKPEGKLPVTISENLKNGDGI, via the coding sequence ATGATTAAGAAACTATTCTGTATCGGATTGCTGTCCATTATGCTTATTTCTGCGGGATTTGCCCAAAATAAGCCCAATTTCATAAATTTTATCAACCAAAAGCATACCTGGGTCGATTCTGTATTTAATACCTTGACTCCAAAACAACGTATTGCGCAGCTTTTTTTAGTTAGAGCACATACCAATCTTGGTCAAAAATATATTGATTCTGTAAAACAAGTTATTGAAAAAGAGCAGTTAGGTGGCTTAGTAGTTTTTCAAGGGGGACCGGTTAGACATGCAAATATGTTCAATCAATATCAAAAAGTCAGTAAAGTTCCTTTGTTGATAACATTTGATGGTGAATGGGGATTAGGAATGCGTATGCCGGATTCTACAATTTCTTACCCTTACCAAATGACATTGGGAGCAATCCAAAACAACAATATGTTGTATGAGATGGGGCGCCAAGTTGCTCGCGATTTCCAAAGAATTGGCATGCATTTCAACTTTGCGCCAGTTGTTGACATCAATAACAATTCTAAAAACCCAGTAATCAATTTCCGTTCTTTTGGAGATGATAAATATAAAGTAACTGCCAAGGCTAAAGCCTATATGGATGGTATGGTTCAAGGCGGCATTTTGGCATCTTTGAAACATTTTCCAGGTCATGGAGACACAGATGTTGACTCCCACCATGACCTGCCACAGTTAAAATTTGACAAAACTAGACTAGACAGCTTAGAGTTATATCCATTCCGAGAATTAATAAAGGATGGAGCTCCATCAGTTATGGTTGCTCACATGAATATTCCTGCATTAGACGCTACCCCAAATATTCCATCATCGATCTCGAAGAAGGTTGTTACTGACCTTTTGCGTAAGGAATTAGGTTTTCAAGGTTTGACGGTAACGGATGCAATGGATATGAACGGCGTGAAAAAATACTTTCCTCGAGGAGAAGCTGATGTCATGGCTATCGAAGCCGGACATGATCTTTTGGAAGTTTCTGAAAATAGCGGCCGTGCAATTGATCTTATAGAAAAAGCAATCAAATCTGGAAGAATTTCTCAAGCATCTGTTGATGCTCGTGTAAAGAAAGTATTGGCTGCAAAATTATGGCTAGGATTAAATCAACCAAAAGTAGTTAATAAAAATAACCTTTATCAGGATTTAAATACCCCAAGTGCTCAAAGTCTTGTTCAACGTATCGCTGATGCGGCGGTAACTTTATTGAAATCTGAACGTGGTCTTAAAAGATTTGATCCAAAAAGATCTACATCCATCGTGAGTGTAGGCATTGATAAAGCTCAAGATTTTGAAAAAGGACTTGCCCTTCAATTGAGTGACTTCGAACAGTTCTTTATAAAAGGGAATGAAACCGAAGAACAACTGAAAGAGTTAATGAAAGAATCAAAAGACAATCGTCAAATTATCTTAGTTATTCATGATAATCGCAGTAGACCACGCAGTGAACTGGAATTGAATGATGCTACCAAAGAATTTATTGACAAGATTGCCGGTAGAAGAACCATATCGATTATGTTGACAAATCCGTATGCATTAAATTCAGTTGATGTGATGCGTAGTTCATCTGTTTTACTGGGCTATCAAAATGATTTCTTTATGCAAAAAGCGGTTTTAAAGGCATTGTTAAAACAAATAAAACCTGAAGGAAAGCTTCCAGTAACTATTTCAGAGAATTTAAAGAATGGAGATGGAATCTAA
- a CDS encoding trypsin-like peptidase domain-containing protein → MDVFAITHPRSYYYYFSTGRVARMIENDMGVMSRKMEITADYAAESSGGPIFDNKGNIAGIVSLTKSFYYDQSEQKNLQMVIKEAVPVSTIWNLIN, encoded by the coding sequence ATGGATGTCTTTGCGATTACACATCCGCGATCTTACTATTACTATTTCAGTACTGGTAGGGTTGCCAGGATGATTGAAAATGACATGGGTGTCATGAGCAGAAAAATGGAAATTACTGCTGATTATGCAGCAGAATCAAGCGGTGGGCCAATCTTTGACAACAAAGGCAATATCGCTGGTATCGTGTCATTAACAAAATCATTCTATTATGACCAATCCGAGCAGAAAAACCTGCAGATGGTTATCAAAGAAGCAGTTCCAGTCAGTACGATTTGGAACCTTATCAACTAG
- a CDS encoding carboxypeptidase-like regulatory domain-containing protein, with translation MKCLLPLLLIIVFSHSISQAQSIVSGKVQDKTKANPLQDASIQLLNLKDSTVRSAKSNDKGAFSFERVNPGKYQISGTLLGFKKFEQQLDVNKATQSVMVELEPGGNNN, from the coding sequence ATGAAATGCCTTTTGCCATTATTATTGATCATCGTATTTAGTCATTCTATCAGTCAAGCACAGAGCATTGTTTCTGGAAAAGTGCAGGACAAAACTAAAGCCAATCCTTTACAAGATGCCAGCATACAGCTTTTGAACTTAAAAGACTCAACTGTGAGATCTGCAAAGTCCAATGACAAGGGAGCATTTTCCTTTGAGCGAGTAAACCCTGGAAAATATCAGATATCTGGAACTCTCTTGGGGTTCAAAAAGTTTGAGCAACAGCTAGATGTTAATAAAGCAACACAATCTGTTATGGTAGAATTGGAACCGGGGGGAAATAATAATTGA
- a CDS encoding MBL fold metallo-hydrolase: MIDAGINNKHLHLRMAALGINPASISAIFVTHEHTDHICGLSVFAKRYQIPIYLTQGTYESSRLQLPDYLVNFIKSNSVVNLEDLSVYGIPKYHDAQEPCSFLVSDGHINISVLTDLGRICDNVKKAIRIADILFLEANYDEQMLLTGRYPYHLKNRIKGGWGHISNDLSLGAFLDHRSERLKHLILGIYQEKIILLTW; this comes from the coding sequence TTGATAGATGCCGGAATCAATAACAAGCACCTTCATCTTCGAATGGCGGCATTGGGAATAAATCCTGCATCCATCAGTGCAATCTTCGTAACACACGAACATACAGATCATATTTGTGGACTTTCAGTCTTTGCCAAGCGTTATCAAATCCCAATCTACCTGACACAAGGGACTTATGAATCATCAAGGTTACAGCTCCCAGACTATTTGGTCAATTTCATAAAGTCTAATTCTGTCGTCAACCTGGAAGACCTCTCGGTTTACGGGATACCTAAATATCACGATGCACAAGAGCCATGTAGTTTTTTGGTGTCCGATGGGCATATCAATATTTCGGTACTCACGGATTTGGGAAGGATTTGTGACAATGTCAAGAAAGCTATCCGAATAGCAGACATATTGTTTTTAGAAGCGAATTATGACGAGCAAATGCTGCTGACAGGAAGATATCCTTACCACCTAAAAAATAGAATTAAAGGTGGTTGGGGCCATATTTCCAATGATTTGTCGTTAGGGGCTTTTCTCGACCATAGATCCGAACGCCTTAAACATCTAATCTTGGGCATCTATCAGGAGAAAATAATACTGTTGACCTGGTAG
- the hflX gene encoding GTPase HflX: MARFKIHDTAVKPETAVLVSVITPDVSDETAKEYLEELEFLVTTAGGITKGVFTQKLAFPDRATFVGSGKLDEIKEYIKAEEIDMVVFDDELSPSQLRNIEKYFEIKVLDRSNLILDIFAKHAKTAQAKTQVELAQLQYLLPRLTRMWTHLERQRGGIGMRGPGESQIESDRRMILNKISLLKDRLKTIDKQNETQRKNRGEMIRVALVGYTNVGKSTIMNMISKSDVLIENKLFATLDTTVRKVVIDNLPFLLSDTVGFIRKLPHHLVECFKSTLDEVREADVLIHVVDISHPYFEDHIHAVNETLKDIGAVDKPVITVFNKIDAYKPPVEVDEDGEEIKVTLDDFRNSWMAKNADPAIFISATDKINVEEFKEKVYEVVVKMHNARYPYNNLLY, encoded by the coding sequence ATGGCAAGATTTAAAATACATGACACGGCAGTTAAGCCAGAAACAGCAGTATTGGTAAGTGTTATCACTCCTGATGTTTCTGATGAAACCGCTAAAGAATATTTAGAAGAATTAGAGTTTTTGGTTACCACCGCAGGTGGTATAACCAAGGGCGTCTTTACGCAGAAATTGGCTTTTCCAGACCGAGCAACATTTGTAGGGTCAGGGAAATTAGATGAAATCAAGGAATATATTAAGGCTGAGGAAATAGATATGGTGGTATTCGACGATGAACTGTCACCATCTCAATTAAGAAATATTGAAAAATATTTTGAGATTAAAGTGCTCGACAGATCAAACCTTATCCTTGACATCTTCGCAAAACATGCAAAGACTGCTCAGGCAAAAACGCAGGTAGAATTGGCACAGCTTCAATACTTGTTACCTCGTTTGACAAGGATGTGGACTCACTTGGAGCGTCAGCGAGGTGGTATTGGTATGCGTGGACCTGGTGAAAGTCAAATCGAAAGTGATAGACGGATGATCTTAAACAAGATTTCCCTGTTAAAAGACCGTTTAAAAACGATTGACAAGCAAAATGAAACCCAACGTAAGAATAGAGGAGAGATGATTCGTGTTGCTTTGGTCGGATATACCAATGTAGGTAAATCAACGATCATGAACATGATTTCCAAATCGGATGTGTTAATTGAGAACAAACTGTTCGCAACACTTGACACTACGGTAAGGAAAGTCGTAATCGACAATCTCCCTTTTTTATTGTCTGATACGGTTGGATTTATCCGCAAATTACCGCATCATTTGGTAGAATGTTTTAAGTCTACATTGGACGAAGTCCGAGAAGCAGATGTTCTGATCCATGTTGTGGATATCTCACACCCTTATTTTGAAGACCATATCCATGCCGTTAATGAAACTCTAAAGGACATTGGCGCAGTCGACAAACCCGTTATTACTGTTTTCAATAAAATTGACGCTTACAAACCGCCAGTTGAAGTAGATGAGGACGGTGAAGAGATCAAAGTTACCTTGGATGATTTCAGGAATTCGTGGATGGCAAAAAATGCAGACCCTGCAATTTTCATTTCCGCGACCGACAAGATTAATGTGGAAGAATTCAAGGAAAAGGTTTATGAGGTTGTTGTGAAAATGCACAACGCCAGGTATCCGTATAACAACCTATTGTATTAG
- a CDS encoding TetR/AcrR family transcriptional regulator produces the protein MKETTLSRKEKILQTALQLFASKGYLDTSTKEIAAKAGVSEALIFKHFGNKDALLAHIVKSGYRKVLLHHKGMMTYKGAKDFLKNMVQFPSKLVADDPQFWKLQERLSHHSFSKSQHELFIKPVQPIVLKAFQELRYENPDLETQFLLLIIDMLWKKEACGELDNAAELAKLVEAKYNL, from the coding sequence ATGAAAGAAACAACGCTCAGTAGAAAGGAAAAGATATTGCAAACTGCTTTGCAGCTATTTGCCAGTAAAGGTTATCTTGATACCTCTACCAAGGAGATTGCTGCAAAGGCTGGAGTTTCTGAAGCGCTTATCTTTAAACATTTTGGAAATAAAGATGCGCTTTTGGCACATATTGTTAAATCTGGATATCGGAAAGTTCTTTTGCATCATAAAGGAATGATGACTTATAAAGGTGCCAAAGACTTTTTGAAAAACATGGTTCAATTTCCAAGCAAGCTTGTTGCTGATGACCCACAGTTTTGGAAATTGCAGGAGAGACTTTCACATCATAGCTTCTCAAAGTCCCAACATGAACTTTTTATAAAACCCGTACAGCCAATTGTACTCAAAGCATTCCAGGAACTCAGGTATGAAAATCCGGATTTGGAAACACAATTCTTATTGTTGATAATTGATATGCTTTGGAAAAAAGAAGCATGTGGTGAATTAGACAATGCTGCGGAATTGGCAAAATTGGTAGAGGCAAAATACAATCTCTAG